A genomic stretch from Pararhizobium sp. IMCC21322 includes:
- the plsX gene encoding phosphate acyltransferase PlsX, whose translation MTQSITISLDAMGGDNGVEVVLGGAEIALKRHPDTRFLLFGKENIVGPALAAHPALAAASEVRHCDVSVEMDVKPSIALRQGRYHSSMWRAIQAVKDGEASVCVSAGNTGALMAMARFCLRTMPAIERPAIAAIWPTMRGDSIVLDVGATIGADAEQLINFSVMGGAMARALFAIQRPTVGLLNVGVEEIKGVEEVRRAGQILRETDLPFIEYIGFVEGNDLGKGTSDVVVTEGFSGNIALKTAEGTARQIAQYLRAAMEQSLLSKIGYLLAKGAFSRLREKMDPSKSNGGVFLGLNGLVIKSHGSASPEGFASAIGMGDAMARNDLQKKLSDDLEQFQNVLVDEPKSKD comes from the coding sequence ATGACGCAAAGCATCACCATTTCGCTGGATGCCATGGGGGGCGACAACGGCGTAGAGGTTGTTTTAGGCGGTGCAGAAATCGCTCTGAAACGACACCCTGATACGCGCTTTCTTCTTTTCGGAAAAGAAAATATCGTTGGTCCGGCATTGGCTGCGCATCCTGCTCTGGCTGCCGCGTCGGAGGTCCGACATTGCGATGTTTCTGTTGAAATGGATGTCAAACCCAGCATTGCACTGCGTCAGGGCCGCTATCACTCAAGCATGTGGCGGGCAATCCAGGCGGTCAAGGACGGTGAAGCCAGTGTCTGTGTGTCTGCAGGCAACACCGGCGCGCTAATGGCCATGGCACGCTTTTGCCTGCGCACCATGCCAGCCATTGAACGCCCGGCCATCGCCGCAATCTGGCCGACAATGCGCGGTGACAGCATTGTGCTGGACGTCGGTGCCACCATTGGCGCTGACGCTGAGCAACTGATCAATTTTTCCGTCATGGGTGGCGCCATGGCAAGAGCGCTCTTCGCCATTCAGCGTCCCACTGTCGGTCTGCTGAATGTTGGGGTTGAGGAAATCAAGGGCGTTGAAGAGGTGCGCAGAGCCGGTCAGATTCTGCGTGAAACTGATCTTCCCTTCATCGAATATATTGGTTTTGTCGAGGGCAATGATCTCGGCAAAGGCACATCGGATGTTGTTGTAACAGAGGGGTTTTCCGGCAATATTGCTTTGAAGACTGCTGAAGGTACAGCAAGGCAGATCGCGCAATATCTGCGTGCGGCCATGGAGCAAAGCCTGCTGAGCAAGATCGGATACCTGCTTGCCAAGGGCGCATTCAGTCGTCTCAGGGAAAAAATGGACCCAAGCAAGTCCAATGGTGGCGTGTTTCTCGGGCTGAATGGCCTTGTGATAAAAAGTCATGGTTCGGCCAGCCCGGAAGGGTTTGCGAGCGCCATCGGTATGGGCGATGCTATGGCGAGAAATGATTTGCAGAAGAAGCTCAGCGATGATCTCGAACAATTTCAAAACGTGCTTGTAGATGAGCCGAAATCGAAGGACTGA
- a CDS encoding beta-ketoacyl-ACP synthase III — MLKQRAVVAGVGSYLPEKVMTNDDLSKIVDTTSEWIVQRTGIERRHIAAEDQNTSDLATIAANRALEDAGVSAQDIDLIIVATSTPDNTFPATAVAVQHNLGNQTGYAFDVQAVCSGFVYAMTIADSFIRAGNAETILVIGAETFSRLLDWTDRTTCVLFGDGAGAVVMRAQPVADGEPEQGILSCHLRSDGSHKQKLYVDGGPSSTQTTGQLRMQGREVFKHAVGMISGVVTDAFAASGTTADDLTWFIPHQANKRIIEASAEKLGIDINKVVMTVEGHGNTSAASIPLALDVAVKDGRVQRGDLVMLEAMGGGFTWGSVLLRW; from the coding sequence GTGTTGAAGCAAAGGGCCGTTGTGGCAGGCGTAGGGTCCTATCTGCCTGAGAAGGTCATGACGAATGATGATCTTTCCAAAATTGTTGATACGACCAGCGAATGGATTGTTCAACGCACTGGAATTGAAAGACGGCACATAGCGGCCGAAGATCAGAATACCAGCGATCTTGCGACGATAGCTGCAAACCGGGCATTGGAAGATGCTGGCGTTTCAGCGCAGGATATTGACCTCATCATTGTTGCAACCTCAACACCGGACAACACATTCCCGGCAACAGCTGTCGCGGTTCAGCACAATCTTGGCAATCAGACAGGATATGCGTTTGACGTGCAGGCAGTCTGCTCGGGCTTTGTTTATGCAATGACGATCGCTGACAGCTTCATACGGGCAGGAAATGCCGAAACAATTCTGGTCATTGGGGCGGAGACTTTTTCCCGCCTGCTGGACTGGACGGATCGCACAACTTGCGTGTTGTTTGGTGATGGAGCTGGTGCAGTCGTGATGCGCGCGCAACCGGTTGCCGATGGGGAGCCGGAGCAGGGCATTTTGTCTTGCCATCTGCGGTCAGACGGCTCGCACAAGCAAAAGCTCTATGTGGATGGTGGCCCGTCAAGCACGCAGACAACCGGCCAATTGCGGATGCAGGGGCGTGAAGTGTTCAAACACGCCGTTGGAATGATCTCTGGCGTCGTCACTGATGCATTTGCTGCCAGTGGAACCACGGCAGATGATCTGACCTGGTTCATTCCGCATCAGGCTAACAAGCGCATCATTGAAGCCAGCGCCGAAAAACTTGGCATCGACATCAACAAAGTTGTTATGACAGTTGAAGGCCATGGCAATACGTCAGCAGCGTCAATTCCGCTGGCACTGGATGTGGCGGTCAAAGATGGTCGCGTTCAGCGCGGCGATCTGGTAATGCTGGAAGCCATGGGCGGGGGATTCACCTGGGGCAGTGTTTTGCTGCGCTGGTAA
- a CDS encoding integration host factor subunit alpha, which produces MSGKTVTRADLAEAVYERVGLSRSESSDLVEMVLEEISDAIASGENVKLSSFGSFVVRSKNERIGRNPKTKVEVPIPPRRVMVFKPSNVLKDKVNHSDS; this is translated from the coding sequence ATGAGCGGCAAGACTGTAACCCGTGCCGATTTAGCGGAGGCCGTTTATGAGCGGGTTGGTCTTTCAAGATCAGAATCCTCAGACTTGGTAGAGATGGTTCTTGAGGAAATCTCAGATGCCATCGCATCAGGCGAGAATGTAAAATTGTCGTCCTTTGGTTCATTCGTTGTGCGCAGCAAGAACGAACGTATCGGCCGGAACCCCAAAACCAAAGTTGAAGTTCCAATTCCTCCACGCAGGGTAATGGTCTTCAAACCCAGCAATGTCTTGAAAGACAAAGTAAACCACTCTGATAGCTGA
- a CDS encoding MerR family transcriptional regulator, with protein MTAKGPEAFRTISEVADDLDLPQHVLRFWETRFSQIKPMKRGGGRRYYRPQDVELLRGIRVLLYGEGYTIKGVQRLLKERGVKVVMAVGRGEASVDIDGPDLGEAKAVSAGGTAEQGDNKAAKLFSKLGLKKNPDKTDDDDLPFDPTRPPAKGLSEQDVEKLHGTLFELLECKRMLDQVK; from the coding sequence ATGACAGCCAAGGGACCAGAAGCCTTCCGCACAATCAGCGAAGTAGCTGATGATCTGGATTTGCCGCAGCACGTTCTTCGGTTCTGGGAAACTCGCTTCAGTCAGATCAAGCCCATGAAACGTGGCGGAGGACGCCGATACTACCGCCCGCAGGATGTCGAGCTTCTGCGCGGCATCCGCGTACTGCTTTATGGTGAAGGCTACACAATCAAGGGCGTTCAGCGCCTGCTTAAGGAACGCGGCGTCAAAGTTGTCATGGCTGTCGGACGCGGAGAGGCCAGCGTAGATATTGACGGGCCGGACCTTGGTGAGGCCAAGGCGGTTTCTGCAGGAGGCACAGCAGAGCAGGGTGATAATAAAGCCGCAAAGCTGTTCTCCAAACTTGGTCTGAAAAAGAATCCCGACAAGACCGATGACGATGATCTGCCGTTTGATCCGACACGCCCCCCGGCAAAAGGACTGTCTGAACAGGACGTCGAGAAACTGCACGGCACTTTGTTTGAACTGCTGGAGTGCAAACGAATGTTGGATCAGGTCAAATAA
- a CDS encoding O-antigen ligase gives MEAALYRPGTISTRILGAVFLWLLVFSGGFVFREPAPYELFAVVLIPFWFLAGLPLPRQIAPLFVLLTLYLIGGVIGLSQVKFIDDAPMFVAVTGFLALTSFFFACLIAEDHRRLKLITNAYLAGACFTIILGLVGYFRLVPGAYDLFTLYGRASGGFEDPNVLGPFLILPMGLLFYSILNQEKGSNIIRIGFMSFILLGIFMSFSRASWGLAAFTLASVFLLSLINARGAVDRLRMFMLLAVALFAGFVLLLVALSFDEISSLFAERAQIVQYYDGGRLGRFARHAAGFQLVADRPLSLGALEFGKHYFQGDPHNIWLKSFAAYGWLGGVCYPILVLWTIAKAGPLLFKPRPWQPVLIVGFVVFVGHQIAGIVIDIDHWRHYFLLLGLIWGMIAAEAKWSNERKYETS, from the coding sequence ATGGAAGCGGCCCTTTACCGACCCGGAACAATTTCCACCCGCATCTTGGGCGCAGTGTTTTTGTGGCTGCTTGTCTTTTCCGGTGGTTTTGTTTTTCGTGAGCCAGCGCCGTATGAGCTGTTTGCGGTTGTTCTGATCCCCTTCTGGTTTCTGGCGGGACTTCCGTTGCCACGCCAGATTGCGCCGCTGTTTGTCTTGCTGACGCTCTATCTGATCGGCGGGGTTATCGGGCTCAGTCAGGTCAAGTTTATCGATGATGCCCCGATGTTTGTGGCCGTCACCGGATTTCTGGCACTCACGTCATTCTTTTTTGCCTGTCTGATTGCCGAGGACCATCGACGATTGAAGCTCATTACCAACGCCTATCTGGCTGGTGCCTGCTTCACCATCATTCTGGGCCTGGTTGGATATTTCCGGCTTGTGCCCGGGGCGTATGATCTGTTCACCCTTTATGGGCGTGCGTCAGGCGGGTTTGAGGATCCCAATGTCCTTGGACCCTTTTTGATCCTGCCCATGGGTCTGCTGTTTTACAGCATTCTCAACCAGGAAAAGGGCAGCAACATTATCCGCATTGGCTTCATGTCATTCATACTGCTTGGAATTTTCATGAGCTTTTCACGGGCTAGCTGGGGTCTTGCGGCGTTCACTCTGGCGAGCGTGTTTCTACTCAGCTTGATTAATGCCCGGGGCGCTGTAGATCGGCTGCGCATGTTTATGTTGCTGGCAGTTGCCTTGTTTGCCGGTTTTGTGTTGCTGCTTGTTGCGCTTTCATTCGATGAGATTTCATCTTTGTTTGCAGAGCGGGCGCAGATTGTTCAATATTACGATGGCGGACGGCTTGGTCGTTTTGCACGTCATGCGGCGGGCTTTCAGCTTGTGGCTGACCGGCCCCTTAGTCTGGGCGCTCTGGAATTCGGCAAACACTATTTTCAGGGCGACCCTCACAATATTTGGCTGAAAAGCTTTGCAGCCTATGGCTGGCTGGGCGGTGTCTGTTATCCTATCCTCGTTCTGTGGACGATTGCAAAGGCCGGTCCACTGCTGTTCAAGCCACGCCCGTGGCAGCCAGTTTTGATTGTGGGCTTTGTGGTTTTTGTCGGCCATCAGATTGCGGGCATCGTCATCGATATCGACCACTGGCGGCATTACTTCTTACTGTTGGGTCTGATATGGGGAATGATTGCTGCAGAGGCCAAGTGGTCCAATGAGCGCAAATACGAGACAAGCTAA